In Eulemur rufifrons isolate Redbay chromosome 2, OSU_ERuf_1, whole genome shotgun sequence, the sequence gcctcccaaagtgttgggattataggcgtgatcCACCATGTGTGCTGGCGTGCACCTCTCTGTACTTGGCAGTATCTTGGAGGTTGTCCCTGTCGGTTTCTGAAAAGCTGGCTCGTTCTTGTTTGGGATCTATCTTTGGCAGAACACACAGAGACTAAACACTGTGCATGTGTCCCCTCCCATGGACCTTGGGTCATTTCCAGTCTTCTGTAGCTGGCATTCTTACTGGCTGCTCCTagcagagggaggctgggaggagaaaCTCCTGGCCAGCATGTTTCACCAGGACCCTACCTGGCTTCCCAGTGCTCCAGCTGTGTCTGTAGCAACCAGCCAATTTACAGAAGAGGGTTGAGAGCTCTTGTGCTCTCAGAAAGGACATAATGACAAGAAGAATGGTAAGTCTTGTGGACCTAATGCAGAGGCCGGGAGAGTTTAGGTGGGTAGTTTGATTGGAATGAGCTGCTGAGAcagaaggtgggagggagggacagtTTGAGGGCAGTGGCCACGGAGagcagccctgcctgccctgcctgccctgcctgccctctgcccctgtCTGTAGGCCTCTCACTGCAGAGGTTGGGCACTGCTGTCCCAAGCCCTGGGCTTCCTCTTTCCGGGCTGCAGCATATGATTACATGCTCTGCCTGAGTGGTGCAGGGGCTATGAGTGCAGGACCGTCAGGGCCACGTGCATGGTGCAGGCCATGTGGGTGGCTGGCTGCTCTGGGGGAGCAGGTGGGCCGTGCTGGTGAGGAAGTGCTTTTGCAAGTGGTGAGTTTGGTGGCTGTCGCTGGGACTGCCCCTGTGAGACTTTACCGCTGTGGGTTTGAGGCTCCCACTGGTTCCCCTTGGAGGAGGGCACCTTCACCAAGTGGAGCCTGGTGGATCTGCACAACCCCTTGAGGCTGTGCATAGGATGGCATCCACCCGAGGGAGGATTCCCTTGTTTCCATGCAGCTCTGCAGGTGGGGCAGAGAAGTGCCCGGGGAAGCTACATCTTCCAGAGCAAAGAGGGTAGATGGAGCGTGCTTTCCTCACTCTGGGAGACAGGGGTGGGAGGTGAGCTGGGCCTTCTGGGACATAAGGTACCACCTCTCGCACTAACTTGCGGCAGAGGCAGTTCGGGTCACATGCCTGGGAACATGCCTGTGTGGAGTTTGTCAGAAGCAGGAAGACTTGCACTGGCTGAAAATGATGGCATACCTGGAACCAAATCACAGACACACACTTAGCTGGCAAAGCCCCGATTCATTCACCCGAGTGTCCTTAGCAGATATGActgtgtgttgggggtggaggCGAGGTGCGTCAGCCACGGACGGACGGCATTAGAATGCTTAGCACATTGAAGGCAGACTGCCTGCTTCTGGGTGCCATCTGTGGCTGTTTTGGTTTGGAAGGACAGCTTGCTTGCTGATGAACACTTCCAAAGTCTTTTGAGCTAAGTGGTTTTTATAAATTCCTGTCTAAATtattctgcattaaaaaaaaatgacaacttcCACATTGTTGGTTTTTAAAGTGAAGCAGTTTTTACAGGTGTTTTGTGGCTGAGGCCTCACCAGGGGCTGCTTTGAGCCCAAGGAGTGAGTTGGTGGGCTGGGCTGCCAGGACAGTGCCACCCATTGCCCAGGTGGTGAGGGGGGCCGGCCAGGCAGTGAAACAGGGAGGGCGTAGAACCATTTCATTGGCCATGCTCGGTGTACACTGCTCCTCCTGGGCCAGTCTGGTGGGGAGTGGGCTCCAGTGCCACCATCATGGCCCACGGTTCAGGGTGAGCACTGGGCGGCACGGGCCCATGCCTGGGTCTCCCTGGTCCTGGCTCTCGGGCATCCTGGGGACAAGGCAGAGACAGCACTATAGGACCACGTGGAGGTGGCCCAGTGTAGCTTCAGGGGAGTCTTCGTCGGGTGCTCACATACCGCAGCCTGGCAGCACCtggctcccctcaccccacctagTCCAAGCACGGGATGGGCCCTGCGTgctgggcagagcctgggctgggctaGTGGAAGACCAGGCTCCACTTCCTTCTAACTGTGTGGTCCACCTTGGGCCTCTGTTACCTTCCCAGACCCCAACTTTCCTTATGTGTACAGTGGGGTTGTCAGGATGAAAAGTGAGAGAACTTGGCCCTGGGGGAACCCACTAGGCAGGTCCTGTGTGAGTTAGCTGGCGTGGGGGCCTTTCAGATGTGGAGGAAAGTGGGCGGTGAGCCGAGGGGCTGCTCAGACTCCCCAGTGCAGCATCTCAGTTCCTCCTTTCAGATCAGGGCTGGAAATCCCCCCCCCCCGGGGGGCAGTGATTACTGAGGGCACAGGGAGTTCACATGTGTGCCCCTGAAACAGGGCTCAGGGGAGGCTGGCCAGTGGCGGGTCTGCTTTGTGCACTGGCCCCAGCTTTGCACCGGGATCCAGCGATCCCATTCACAGAAGGAAAACTCAGATGCGTGTTGAGGTCCAGTTAAATTTTGGCAATGGGGATTTGGTTTTTAAGATGATTCCACACACCCCGTTGTAGGCAGGTTTTCTGAAGCCAGTCTTGTCTTCTGGACTCTGGAGGGGTCAGACTTGTGATTGGGTTGCAGAGGGGCCACCGGGGAATGGCGCTGCAGGGAGAGGCCCGGCCTCCTCACAGAGAGGGCAGGTTCTTAAGAACTGCTGAGTTAGCACGTGCCCTGGTTCGGGCTCTCTGTGGGCCCCTTTTACAGGGAGGCATTaggccacctctgagagtgggaCTGGGCCCGGGCTCCAGaagctcccctccccagccctgggagtGTGTGCTATGTCTGCCTGGGGTCTCACCACACGGAACAAGCTGTGCAGTTTGAATCAGAGGTAGGAGGCTCTGAAAGGCTCCCTGTGGAGGGAGATGGCATCCTACCCAGCCCTCAGCCCTTCCTTCCCCATTCGGGTGCCAGATGGCGGGAGCATGGGACCACCGTGAGGAGCTGGAGACAGGTACTTGCTCACTTCATCTCTAACGGCTGCCAGTCCTAGATCCAAGGAAATCTCCCATCCAAATGTTGGGAAATAGGTGTATTTTCTAACCTTTTTTATTTGTAgcaaatttcaaacataaaaatatagtacAGTAACCATTCTGCTCCAGCAGATGCCAGCTTCAGCCACACAGCTTCGTTTCATCTGCCCCTCCCGCCACTCACACCCAAGGGGTGATTCTGTAGCAAATTCCAGCTTGCATCTGTCTTTTCAGGAAATACTCTAGAACGTGTCATTGAAAGACGAGGATGTGTGGTATATCTTTAATGGTTCCCATAGAGTGTCATGCTGTGGAGTCATGCACAGGTTTGCCACTTCTCCCTGTGACGCAGGGTGTGGGAGGATGGGTTGTCACCTGCGCACATAGTTCCAGGCCCCTAACCCAGGCCACTTCTCAAGGGCACTATCCCCTCCCTCGGGCTCTACCTGTGTGTGTCCAGCTTCACTTCTGAGCTGAACGGCAGATGTCACTGGTTAGGCTGCCTGGAGTTGTGGCTTAGCACAGGCTCAGGGTCTCTCCAGGGAGGAAGGTGCCAGCCTTTCCTGCAGCCTTTCTGGGTTCTCATGTGGAACCACATAGGAGCCTTGGGAACGCTGACGTCCTTGTGTTGGGTGAGGAattgtcccctccctgcccagacGCGATGTCCCTGGGGCATCCCTGGAGCATGAGTGAGGGTGCACTCAGCAGCAGGCCTCTGGTGGTGGGAGCCCGTGTGCCGGGCGTGCTGGCAGCCACCGCTTCAGCCTCTGCCTGGATGCAGACTGTCCTTCCTCGGCGTCGCTGGGGCCGGTGCCTGTGGCCCGAGACCAGGCCTCCCAACGTGGTCTTTCTGTGAGGTTCTAGACAGGTGGGATTGCTGATTCCGTCCCTGGTGGCCCCTGTGTTCCTGACTGTGCCTCATGGCTCTCTAGGATCTGAAAGCACTCAGTGTGACAGTTAAGTCCATCATTGTTTATGTCCCAGGCTGCTAGGCTGGACTTGTGTGCACACCTGCCACCTCTAGCCCCCCACTAACTTGCTGCCCTGTCTTTGGAATGGGCACCTCAGGGGACCCGCCAGCTTCCTTGAGTGCCCCCACCCACTGCTTGGCCCTGCTGTCAACTTGCCCCCACCCTCCTGACACCTTTGGTCTTCATGGGCACTCGCTGCAGCAATAAAGAGGCCAGATTGACAAAAGTCAGTGGACAGGGACAGTTGCTGCAGGTAGAAATGGAGGCAACACCTGGCTGCACTGACTTGAGGAAACACACTGATGTGTGTCAGCTGAAGGGTCCCTAATGGAAAAGTGAACCACTGCAGTCCCTGACATGATTCCCACCCCTATCGGGAAAGCCAGTTGGCAGGTAGTTGGAGAGGGATTTTTGGACTGGGAATGAATCCCAAGGGAGACGTCCCAAGGAAGAAGCGGCCACAAATGTCCTGACTGTAAGAGGCTACAAACAGACTTTGGGCCAGCGACATGGCCCTGTGAGCCCGAAGAGCTGTCTTGGAGGGTAGCACCAGGGTGGCTTCTCAGGCAGAGCGGAAACCAACTGTGCTGTGATTAGGATCCAGTGTGTTTCCCTCCGGACAGGTGCCAGGAGCGACCTAGGTGGTctgtgggtgtggtggctcaagttGATAGAAGACAGGTTGTGTGGGAGCCAGCTCAGGTGCCCTGGGTCTCTTCTACCTCCAGGCCTTGTCCTTGCTCCTGTCCCCCTCACCCTACTCCAGGGCTTTGGTGTTGCCTTGCATCTCCCACCGGCACCGGGGCCTCCAGCCAGCTTCCTGCCCAGCCTTCTCCATCTCTTTCCTGCTTTCCAACATGAGGATCCAGActcccagcccctgctgctgTGATTGTCTAGTGTCCTCAGAAGGGCCCTCTCTAGGCCAGGCAGACACAGTTCACTCTGTCCCCTCCTTTTCTGACCACCCTGGAAGGACCCTCTTGGTGCTGCCCTCCCTGTGACTCACCTCCCTGCCCCAAGCCAGGATTCACGCTGGGCTTTGCAGGCCTGGAGCCTGAGTGGGAGCCTCATCCAGCCACAGCTGAGTCCTGGCATCCTTGCTACCCATGGGGCCCTCCAGCGAGGGTGGGAGGCCACTGCTCCTCTGTGGAGGTGGGTTGGTTGGGAAAGCAGGCTCCTGGGTCAGGAGCCAGCTCACATTTTGCTCCTAGGGGACCCAGCCCCGATTGAGTGCTAAGTGCTCTTTGGGACAGACTGGTCATCTGTAAGGAGGTTCCATGGAACTGACAAGTCCACCACAGTGTGCCCAACCTTTTGAGAGAACCCTTGCTGCGTTGCTTGGCGGTCACTGCCTGGGCCTCGGGGCCTGCCTGACTGCATCTGGAAAGCCACcgcagggcaggggcagcctcGCCTTGCCCATTTTCCTCCCTGCTGGCATCACTGGCTACCTTCTGCTGGCTCCCGGGAGTGGCCCCACTGGGCACTCACCCTCTCTGTGTGCCAGCCTTGCAGGTGGGCCCCAGGAGACTGACCTCCTGCAGAGCGGGCTCCTCTGCTCTGCAGGTGAGAGGCCTGCACGCTGGGGACAGAAAGGGACTGGGGAGAATGTAGCATTTCCCCCGTGGGGCCAAGAGCCCGAGGGCCAGCTGAAGGCTTCTCTGCATGAGCCCGAGTGCAGCTCTTCAGGTGGCCCCGTGTCATGGGGCACGTAGGCAGGGCCCTCAGACCTTCACTCTGTGTCCCCGGCTCCCACACAGTTTCTGGGTGGCTCTGGCTGGCCATTGGCTCAGCAGTGATCTCTGGGGCACCAGCTCAGTGCCAGACCCTGGGGTTGCCCAGGtgttctgcctcctccctcctgtctgGCTGCAGGACAGCGTCTGCCCAAGGACAAGGACAGTCTGTGCCGCCGGGCTAGCTGGGTCTGGGCAGTGTTCTGCTCTGTGAGGACTGCTGGTTCAGGGGTATGTGGGGACCCAGGGCTCTAAATATACCAGGGTGAGGTCACTGGGGTGGAAACGAAGCCATGTGGCAAGCCCAGAAACCCTGTTGGCGCTGGAATCCCGGTCTGGGGAATAGTTGGCTTTGCTGTCCCCTTGGGACTGGCATCCCCACGGTGCAGTCTTCTCCTATGCCGGATCCCTGCTCCTTGTGTGTTAGGGATAAGTACAGGCTCCTGTCTCCTCTCCgatcaccacccccacccccggcataGCTTGGAGCAGGTTTTTTAGGGCTATCTGGATGTGTTCATGGACATAGCCCCGAACAAGACCATCTCAAGGCAAGGCCGTTGTTGGCAAGGAGCAAACTGGTCCATTAGCAGAGAGGTGGCTTTGTGAGAGCTGTCAGGTGGTGTGAGGACCACTGTCGTTGCTCTGTGGTCACTCTGCAACTTTATACACCCAGAAGAGACAGAGAACCCTGGGGGGAAGGGTAATGGCTGCTGGAATGGGGAAGAAGATTGGAAAAGCCAGCATGCATGTGGCCAGTGGAATAATGGCCCCCTTGGACGTCCGTGTCCTAGTCCCTGCAACCTGGGCATGTGGTACCTTACGTGGCACATGTGATGAAGGGTACAGACTGGAGGTAGGGAGAGGACCTGGATCATCTAGGTGGGCCCTGCCTTGTCAGATGAGTCCTTAGAGGGGAGACCCTTTCCTGGCTGGGTCAGAGAGATGCAGTGTGAGGAGGACTTGGCCATAGCTGGCTCTGACGATGGAGGGAGGGGCCACGAACTGAGGGACAGCCAGTGAGGAAATAGGGCCCTCAGTCCTCTGGCCATAAGGAACTGCATGCTGCCGGCACTGGAGGGAGCAGGAAGTGGGTCCTCCCCCAGAACCTGCAGAAAGGAGTGCAGACTGCTGACACCCTCGTCTTAGCCCAGGGAGGCCCAGACCAGACTTCTGGCCCCTGGAGCCTGAGATGATAACGTGTGCTGTTTAGCCCTCTGGCTTATGGTTGTGTGCCGTGACAGCAACAGAAAACTGCCAGCATGCAGtcctgcagggaggaggagaggatgctTCTCTACCCTCCTCTGGCTCCTGTGGGACTGGAGTGAGAGCAGCCTCCGGGGGCTAAGCGGCCACCTTCCATGGACTTGGAGCCCACAGCTCCTCCACGGCTGTTTGTGTGTCAGCCCAGAGCCGAGTCTGGTACGGGTGTTGGTTGCAGCCTTGTTTGTAATGACAAATGGAAAATGTCTAAGTGTCCCCCAGCATCAAGGCAGGGCCCCGCCTCGCTCTGGAAGGTACGGCTGAGCCATGTGAGGTGGTCTGTCTGATGCAGGACATTTCTGCTGTTAAGTGAGAAAAGGCAAGCCTTGGAACCCTGGTTGGTCTTGTCGTGGTTTGAAATGTGTGGTAAGTGTATATACATATCTGTATGCATACAGAgggatatttttggaaaaaaatacaaggaaatgcTGCAGTGGTGGAGTGGGGGATGTGCTTTTCCTGGTGTGCCTTTTCTGCTGTTCTAGTCTGTATGGTGCCTGTGGGCCACCATGTGtggggcggggggccggggggggatGTAATGTGCTCACTGTGTGACTcatggggggcagagggggcttCCACAGGGGCCATGACTCCCACCCACCAGGCAGCCCAGTGGCAACCTGTAGTTAGTTGCTAGGGGTGGTTGTTGAGCTGCAGGGACTCTTGTTGTAAGGATGAAACGAGTTAGCGATGTGTGGGAAGAAGTGCTCAGAGCAAGGTGTGGCTCACAGCAAGATCTAAAGGGGAAGGAGCTGCTTGTTGTAGGATATGCAAAGTCAGCTGTCCCCCAGAAGTACCTGGTGTCGGCAGGTATCTTCGTGGGGCATGCAGATCACGTGGATCAGtgtgcattttcctgatgactgaTAAAGCTGAGAATTAGTGCTGTTTCCAATTCTGCACAGTGCCTGTTCTTTCTGGCCACTCTACCTGGGCTCCTTGTCACCTGTGCTGGTATGCAGACATTCTCCGTGTGGTCCAGATACGGCTCCTCGGGGCCTGGGGCCTATGTCTTCTCCTACTTTGTGACTCTTTGCTCTCTTTATGGTGTCTTCTAGTGACCTCTAAAGGCCTCGTTAAGGCAGTCAAAGTGACTGGTTCATTATGTATTACTATTTTAAgctttgtgcattttatttgatGAGTCCTTCTGCGTCCCCTACCCCATCAGATGGCAGAGTAGAGGTCGTCTCACTTATCAGGAGCAGATCTCATTTCATAAGTGTCCTGAGTTTCAGCAGGTGGGTGGGCATGTACACGGAGGAGGGGCTTATGGCACGTTGCACACCATGCGCTAGAGGAGGTtggctgggagggtggggctATGCACCGGGTGTCCTGTTGGCCCTGGGAAACAGGTAGGAGGCTATGTGGAGTGGGGGCTTCAGTGGTACCGCCTCTTCTTGCTCTGCTGGGGCAGGAATGGGGACCTGAGCAGGCTCAGACTGGGCTTCCCAGCCCTCCAGGGGAGAAGGGCCAGGAGCCTGATGAGTGACTCTTGTTTTGCAGATCCGGAACATGGTGGCGGTGCTGGAAGTCATCTCCAGCCTGGAGAAATACCCCATTACCAAAGAGGCACTGGAGGTGAGCATCCCAGGGCCTGAGCATTTGGGAGGGCAGAACAGCGTGGGGGTAGGCAGCAACCTGGATCCTTCCCTGGCTTCTTTGAGCTTCAGCCTTTTCTCACTAGTCAGTGAGGACTTCAGAGGACTGAGAGAGGAGATGTGCCTTTATGGTACGGGCCTTGGGATCACTGTCTTCCTACAGGCACTGCAGGAATGGGTGTCATGAATCCCAGAGCTTAGACTCCTTCCTCCATACTCTGCACACCATGTGGGCACATGGGGACACGGGAAGAGGTATGCTTAGGGAGGCTCCAGTGAGTGGTGCAGTCCCCAGCCCTCTGCTTAAGGAGCAGGTCCTCTGTGCTGTCACCTTGGCCACGGCACACTGTCACCCAGAAAGCCTCCCTGGCAGAGTGTCCTTACAGTGGCCTTGACAGTTCACAGCCCCTGGGTGCTGGCAGCCTGTGGGATGATGCGTCTGAGAAAGCCGCCTAACCCTAGGACTCTAAAGTCTGAGGTCTGAGGACTGGGTTTGAGGATCTACATAGTCACAAAGGACCAGATCCCTGTAGATTTTGTGTCAGAGAAGCTGGCAGTTTAGGGGTCAGGGGGAAGGGGTCATTTCAAAGCCATGGGCACTTCCCACCATTTCTAGCTTAGCTCTCTTTTCATGGGGAGGTCCCTGTCCCAAAAGTGTGTCATCATGTCTCTCTGGTTGTAGGAAACAAGACTTGGGAAGCTCATCAACGACGTTCGCAAGAAGACCAAGAACGAGGAGCTCGCCAAGCGGGCCAAGAAGCTGCTGCGGAGCTGGCAGAAGCTCATCGAGCCTGTGCACCAGAATGAGGCGGCGCTGCGGGGGCTGGCTGGGGCGGCCGGTTCGGCCAACGGGGGTGCTCACAACTGCCGGCCAGAGGCAGGAGTGGCCGGCGCGCCCAAGACCATCCATGACCTGAAGAACCGCAACGACATCCAGAGGCTGCCTGGGCAGCGGCTGGACAGGCTGGGCAGCCGTAAGCGCCGGGGGGACCAGCGCGACCTCGGCCACCCCGGGCCGCCTCCCAAGGTCTCCAAAGCTAGTCACGACCCCCTGGTCCCCAActcatcccccctccccaccaatgGTATCGGCGGAAGCCCAGAGAACTTTCCCAGCCCCCTGGACGGCAGTGGACATGCCAGCCCTGAGGGCAGCCGCCTGGAGCGAGGTGAGAACGAAAGGCACAGCGGCAAGATCCCTGTCAACGCCGTGCGGCCGCACACCAGCTCCCCCAGTCTGGGCAAGCCACCCGGGCCCTGCTTGCAGGGGAAGGCTTCAGTGCTGCAGCAGCTGGACAGGGTAGATGAAACTccaggccccccccaccccaaggggCCCCCACGCTGCTCTTACAGTCCCCGGAACTCACGGCATGAGGGCTCCTTTGCCCGGCAGCAGAGCCCGTACGCATCCAAGGGCTCTGTGCCCAGCACCTCGCCTCGGCCCCAGGCACTCGATGCCACACAGGTGCCATCACCGCTTCTGCTGGCACAGCCGTCCACACCCCCTGTGCGGCGGCTGGAGCTGCTGCCGAGCGCGGAGAGCCCAGTGCGCTGGCTGGAGCAGCCCGAGGGCCACCAGCGGCCGGCGGGGCTGGGCTGCAAGGTGGGGCTGCCCCCAACAGAGCCCCTCCTGCCCCGGGCAGGGTTCTCCCCAGACTCCTCCAAGGCGGACAGTGACGCTGCCTCCTCAGGTGGCTCGGACAGTAAAAAGAAGAAGAGGTACCGGCCTCGAGACTACACAGTTAACTTGGATGGGCAGGTGGCCGAGGCAGGTGTCAAGCCTGTCCGGTTAAAAGAGCGGAAGCTCACCTTTGACCCCATGACAAGACAGATCAAACCTCTGACCCAGAAAGAGCCAGTGCGGGCAGACAGCCCTGTGCACACAGAGCAGCTGCCCAGGACAGAGCTGGACAAGCAGGAGGCCAAGGCCAGCCTCCAGAGCCCCTTTGAACAGACGAACTGGAAGGAGCTGTCACGCAACGAGATCATCCAGTCCTACCTGAGCCGGCAGAGCAGCCTGCTCTCGTCGTCGGGCGCACAGACCCCGGGAGCTCACCACTTCATGTCTGAGTACCTGAAGCAGGAAGAGAGCACCCGGCGCGGGGCCAGGAAGCTGCACGTGCTGGTGCCTCATGGCCTGCCCACGGATCTCCCAGGGGTGACCCGGGAGGTCACACAGGACGATCTCCACAGAATCCAGGCCTGTCAGTGGCCAGGGGTGAACGGGTGTCAGGACACACAGGGTAACTGGTATGACTGGACGCAGTGCATATCGCTCGACCCGCACGGCGACGACGGGCGGTTGAATATTCTGCCTTATGTCTGCTTGGACTGACCGGCTCGTCGGCCACAAAGTGCATTCCCACCTTGCAGTAGCCGGGGCAGGCGGGTGGCCAGGACCCAGCTGCCCCCCTGCAGCTGGGAACTCGGGGTGTCCGGCCCgggcgggagggagggggcgggagtCACGTGGTCTCCATGCTCGTCCCTCAAAACTCtccttcttttgtgaaatgctgCTACCAGTTTACTAACAAAATTGCAAAGGAAGGACCgcacggaaggaaggaaggacggcAAAGTGAGTTCAGAACTCTATAGCAGACCAGCTATAAAAAGCGTTAGTCCCCCACCCCGGAAGAGGTGCGGATACTTCCAGCACCTGAACGCTGGGACCTCAGTTGCAGGCAGGCACAGAAAACCTGTGGGAGAGGTTACCTTTAACATAGCAACAGAAGCACGCATCTCATCTCTTTACgttttctgttctttaatttgGCCCTCAAAGTCTGGGAGACAGGGGGCTGCACTGTGGCCCTCTGTTCGCTCCCCACCCAGCCACTGTCAGGCCAGTGTTTTCCATCATGTGCTGGAAGCTTCTGGGCTGCGGTGAGCCACTAGCATCGGGCGGGCAGGCCCATTGGCCAGCCAGTTTGACCCACACTCCACGGGCATCCAGCCATTTGTATCTGGTTTCAGTTAAAACCCAGTTTTTAAGGAAATGCTGCAAAAATTTAAGTTTTCTCAAGTTTGTTTTTCTCCCCCTCTTCCATCTGACCACCAGCCAAAAAAacgtttcctttcttcctcttttctcttttcccttcctgcACACATCTAGAAAATTTCACCTTTCTAGAGTCCTCCCCCCCAGAACAATACAAAAGTTATCGCGGGTGCTACTGGTGTGTAAGCTGTACTGTTGGGTGAGAGGGAAGACCTGTCTGTACGCTGGAAACACTCATAACCATTCCTTTAGATTCGTTTGCCTTATGGTTATTTGTCATAAACGCGATTTGCAAAAACAAGGAGCCTTAGTGAATGTACAGTACCTAGACTTCTGTGTTCTCAGGACACAGAAGGGAGCAACTTTGCTATTTGGTCCAGTAAGTGGACACCTTGTGATataaatgtggaaataaaaaaaccATTTGCACAAACCAGTCTGAGAATTGTTTCTCATTTGGGTCTTCACAGCCACATCTGCCCTTTCCTGGATTCTGGATTAGTCAGGAAGTCCTGGACCCCACAGCGAGACTGCAGGGACATAGGGCGGGCAGGGCACAGCCTCGAATTGGCCTGTTAGACTGCTGTTGCATTTGGGGAGACCTGCACCTTTTATTCAGGGCCACCTGCTAGCTTGGAGGGACAGATTCCCAAGGACCACATCAAGCAACATTATCCTACCTCACCCAAACCTCAGCTACCCCAGAGAGAAACCCTCCGTAGCTCAGGTCTTAGTGACTTTTTGgtttcccccaaaatatttgtAGTTCTTACGCAGCATGGCCAAGAGGCTCCCAGTTGTATGTCTGGCAGCCCACCCCTTGGCCCTCGCTGCCTTACAAACATACCTAGTTGgtacagagttttaaaaaacttctCCTTGACTATAAAGTGATAATCTTTTAGTTCCCCCTTGTCCCTGAAACCAGAAGGTAAGACtttgattttctagttttttcaGTCCAGAATAGGTCATCTTGTCCATCTGTACttaatttcacaaatgaggaaacagctAAATCTTTAAGAGGGGCAGCCCCACAGGGAAAACTAAGGGTTCCAGGGACAT encodes:
- the MED26 gene encoding mediator of RNA polymerase II transcription subunit 26 isoform X2 translates to MTRRMIRNMVAVLEVISSLEKYPITKEALEETRLGKLINDVRKKTKNEELAKRAKKLLRSWQKLIEPVHQNEAALRGLAGAAGSANGGAHNCRPEAGVAGAPKTIHDLKNRNDIQRLPGQRLDRLGSRKRRGDQRDLGHPGPPPKVSKASHDPLVPNSSPLPTNGIGGSPENFPSPLDGSGHASPEGSRLERGENERHSGKIPVNAVRPHTSSPSLGKPPGPCLQGKASVLQQLDRVDETPGPPHPKGPPRCSYSPRNSRHEGSFARQQSPYASKGSVPSTSPRPQALDATQVPSPLLLAQPSTPPVRRLELLPSAESPVRWLEQPEGHQRPAGLGCKVGLPPTEPLLPRAGFSPDSSKADSDAASSGGSDSKKKKRYRPRDYTVNLDGQVAEAGVKPVRLKERKLTFDPMTRQIKPLTQKEPVRADSPVHTEQLPRTELDKQEAKASLQSPFEQTNWKELSRNEIIQSYLSRQSSLLSSSGAQTPGAHHFMSEYLKQEESTRRGARKLHVLVPHGLPTDLPGVTREVTQDDLHRIQACQWPGVNGCQDTQGNWYDWTQCISLDPHGDDGRLNILPYVCLD
- the MED26 gene encoding mediator of RNA polymerase II transcription subunit 26 isoform X1, which gives rise to MTAAPASPQQIRDRLLQAIDPQSNIRNMVAVLEVISSLEKYPITKEALEETRLGKLINDVRKKTKNEELAKRAKKLLRSWQKLIEPVHQNEAALRGLAGAAGSANGGAHNCRPEAGVAGAPKTIHDLKNRNDIQRLPGQRLDRLGSRKRRGDQRDLGHPGPPPKVSKASHDPLVPNSSPLPTNGIGGSPENFPSPLDGSGHASPEGSRLERGENERHSGKIPVNAVRPHTSSPSLGKPPGPCLQGKASVLQQLDRVDETPGPPHPKGPPRCSYSPRNSRHEGSFARQQSPYASKGSVPSTSPRPQALDATQVPSPLLLAQPSTPPVRRLELLPSAESPVRWLEQPEGHQRPAGLGCKVGLPPTEPLLPRAGFSPDSSKADSDAASSGGSDSKKKKRYRPRDYTVNLDGQVAEAGVKPVRLKERKLTFDPMTRQIKPLTQKEPVRADSPVHTEQLPRTELDKQEAKASLQSPFEQTNWKELSRNEIIQSYLSRQSSLLSSSGAQTPGAHHFMSEYLKQEESTRRGARKLHVLVPHGLPTDLPGVTREVTQDDLHRIQACQWPGVNGCQDTQGNWYDWTQCISLDPHGDDGRLNILPYVCLD